In Triticum aestivum cultivar Chinese Spring chromosome 5B, IWGSC CS RefSeq v2.1, whole genome shotgun sequence, the following proteins share a genomic window:
- the LOC123112789 gene encoding protein TILLER ANGLE CONTROL 1 isoform X1, producing MALKVFNWLNRKMHSNAEYCTIDDNKAMEKEDSVHGSVAEQDTEALLLRDVLLNGILAIGTLGHNVNSLCPEARHEQDEFIVMDEEKVDQEKCEEEKCEDKEEAFATAPSAPEPATEPAKMHSSSMKEYNFTCSVKEEILMCEVEVEDVAKIQEQPLLMVEKVEKVRTTLADLFAAEAFSPSDTGKESHQKTVIIAGASTSKPTLCMEKTHKKKPIKPMPDPLKATRKLSRAVKKMLGKKIHPEQLSGRCNAEEPPLLGA from the exons ATGGCCCTAAAG GTGTTCAATTGGCTGAATCGGAAGATGCATTCCAATGCGGAGTACTGCACCATTGATGATAATAAGG CCATGGAGAAGGAAGACTCTGTGCACGGGAGTGTGGCTGAGCAAGACACTGAAGCCCTGCTGCTCCGTGATGTGCTTCTTAATGGCATACTTGCGATTGGCACGCTTGGCCACAACGTGAACTCCCTTTGCCCTGAGGCCCGCCATGAACAAGATGAGTTCATCGTCATGGATGAAGAAAAGGTGGACCAAGAAAAGTGCGAAGAGGAAAAGTGTGAGGACAAAGAAGAGGCATTCGCTACAGCACCAAGTGCACCAGAACCTGCTACCGAACCTGCCAAGATGCATTCATCGTCGATGAAAGAATACAACTTCACGTGTTCTGTAAAGGAAGAAATCCTGATGTGTGAAGTTGAAGTGGAGGATGTCGCTAAAATCCAGGAACAACCACTTCTGATGGTAGAGAAGGTGGAAAAAGTGAGAACTACACTTGCTGATCTATTTGCAGCCGAAGCATTCTCACCAAGCGATACAGGGAAGGAGAGTCACCAGAAGACTGTCATTATTGCTGGGGCATCCACTTCAAAACCTACATTGTGCATGGAAAAGACACATAAAAAGAAGCCAATAAAGCCAATGCCAGATCCTCTGAAGGCTACGAGAAAATTAAGTCGA GCCGTGAAGAAGATGCTGGGGAAGAAGATCCACCCAGAGCAGCTCAGTGGACGTTGTAATGCAGAGGAACCTCCTCTGCTTGGTGCGTAG
- the LOC123112789 gene encoding protein TILLER ANGLE CONTROL 1 isoform X2 — protein sequence MHSNAEYCTIDDNKAMEKEDSVHGSVAEQDTEALLLRDVLLNGILAIGTLGHNVNSLCPEARHEQDEFIVMDEEKVDQEKCEEEKCEDKEEAFATAPSAPEPATEPAKMHSSSMKEYNFTCSVKEEILMCEVEVEDVAKIQEQPLLMVEKVEKVRTTLADLFAAEAFSPSDTGKESHQKTVIIAGASTSKPTLCMEKTHKKKPIKPMPDPLKATRKLSRAVKKMLGKKIHPEQLSGRCNAEEPPLLGA from the exons ATGCATTCCAATGCGGAGTACTGCACCATTGATGATAATAAGG CCATGGAGAAGGAAGACTCTGTGCACGGGAGTGTGGCTGAGCAAGACACTGAAGCCCTGCTGCTCCGTGATGTGCTTCTTAATGGCATACTTGCGATTGGCACGCTTGGCCACAACGTGAACTCCCTTTGCCCTGAGGCCCGCCATGAACAAGATGAGTTCATCGTCATGGATGAAGAAAAGGTGGACCAAGAAAAGTGCGAAGAGGAAAAGTGTGAGGACAAAGAAGAGGCATTCGCTACAGCACCAAGTGCACCAGAACCTGCTACCGAACCTGCCAAGATGCATTCATCGTCGATGAAAGAATACAACTTCACGTGTTCTGTAAAGGAAGAAATCCTGATGTGTGAAGTTGAAGTGGAGGATGTCGCTAAAATCCAGGAACAACCACTTCTGATGGTAGAGAAGGTGGAAAAAGTGAGAACTACACTTGCTGATCTATTTGCAGCCGAAGCATTCTCACCAAGCGATACAGGGAAGGAGAGTCACCAGAAGACTGTCATTATTGCTGGGGCATCCACTTCAAAACCTACATTGTGCATGGAAAAGACACATAAAAAGAAGCCAATAAAGCCAATGCCAGATCCTCTGAAGGCTACGAGAAAATTAAGTCGA GCCGTGAAGAAGATGCTGGGGAAGAAGATCCACCCAGAGCAGCTCAGTGGACGTTGTAATGCAGAGGAACCTCCTCTGCTTGGTGCGTAG